A genome region from Armatimonadota bacterium includes the following:
- a CDS encoding aconitate hydratase, whose translation MGLSLAKKIIKNHLIEGKMEAGKEIAIRIDHTLTQDATGTMAYLQFEAMGVEKVRTKRSVSYVDHNTLQAGFENADDHAYLQSVAAKHGIYFSRPGNGICHQVQLERFDVPGDTLLGSDSHTPTAGGLGMLAIGAGGLDVAAAMAGQPFYLPMPEICLVKLSGKLQPWVSAKDVILEVLRILSVKGGVGKIIEYGGIGVASLSATDRATITNMGAELGATTSIFPSDDITREYMAAQGRENEWRELKADADAEYDGVIEINLDNLEPMIAMPHMPDKVVKVAQVEGTIVDQVAIGSCTNSSLRDLVVVAGALKGKSVHPGVSLVISPGSKQVFEMIARNGALADLIASGARILESACGPCIGMGQAPKTKAVSIRTFNRNFEGRSGTKSANVYLAGPEVAVAAAIHGVITDPRKLGVPVKFDYPEKYLVDDRMIIAPCNEPEKVEVVRGPNIKPLPQNTALSGTLAGKVLLKVGDNITTDHIMPAGAKVLPLRSNIPAMSEFVFTAVDPEFTKRAKEYGGGFILGGENYGQGSSREHAALAPMYLGVKAVIVKSFARIHRQNLINFGILPLKLADPADYDLVEQLDDVEIANINALKAGAGELELVDKTKNTTIKLTHDLSEREIDVVMAGGRLNYIKMQG comes from the coding sequence ATGGGACTAAGCTTAGCAAAGAAGATAATTAAGAACCATCTGATCGAAGGCAAAATGGAGGCGGGCAAAGAAATCGCCATCCGAATAGATCATACTCTTACTCAGGACGCTACGGGAACTATGGCCTATTTGCAGTTCGAGGCTATGGGTGTTGAAAAAGTGCGGACCAAGCGCTCTGTGAGTTATGTCGATCACAATACGCTGCAGGCGGGTTTTGAGAATGCTGACGACCATGCGTATCTGCAGAGTGTAGCCGCAAAGCATGGGATATATTTCTCCAGGCCGGGCAATGGGATCTGTCATCAGGTACAGCTTGAGAGGTTTGACGTGCCGGGAGATACGCTGCTCGGCTCGGACAGCCACACGCCGACCGCAGGCGGGCTCGGTATGCTCGCAATAGGAGCGGGCGGGCTGGATGTGGCTGCGGCTATGGCAGGACAGCCTTTTTACCTGCCGATGCCGGAGATTTGCCTTGTTAAGCTTTCCGGTAAGCTGCAGCCGTGGGTGTCGGCAAAAGATGTGATCCTGGAAGTGCTCAGAATATTGAGCGTCAAGGGCGGCGTCGGCAAAATTATCGAGTATGGCGGCATAGGCGTCGCGAGTCTTTCGGCAACGGATCGGGCGACGATAACAAATATGGGCGCTGAGCTTGGTGCCACAACCTCGATATTCCCCAGCGATGACATCACACGCGAGTATATGGCTGCTCAGGGCCGCGAGAATGAGTGGCGTGAACTTAAGGCCGACGCCGATGCCGAGTATGATGGAGTTATCGAGATAAACCTAGACAATCTTGAACCGATGATCGCTATGCCGCACATGCCGGACAAAGTGGTCAAGGTTGCACAAGTTGAGGGCACTATAGTTGATCAGGTGGCGATTGGAAGCTGCACAAATTCATCCCTGAGAGACCTGGTGGTCGTAGCTGGGGCGTTGAAGGGTAAAAGTGTACATCCGGGAGTCAGTCTGGTTATATCGCCGGGCTCCAAGCAGGTCTTCGAGATGATCGCGAGAAACGGCGCGCTGGCTGACTTGATAGCATCAGGGGCGCGCATACTGGAGTCGGCATGCGGGCCGTGCATAGGAATGGGACAGGCTCCCAAGACAAAAGCTGTCTCCATAAGGACATTCAACAGAAACTTCGAGGGCAGAAGCGGAACAAAGAGCGCAAATGTATATCTGGCGGGGCCTGAAGTTGCTGTAGCGGCAGCGATACACGGCGTGATTACAGACCCGAGGAAGCTCGGAGTGCCAGTTAAGTTCGACTACCCGGAAAAGTATCTGGTTGACGACAGGATGATCATCGCACCGTGTAATGAGCCGGAAAAGGTGGAGGTAGTCAGAGGGCCTAATATCAAGCCTCTCCCGCAGAATACTGCCCTGTCGGGCACGCTGGCAGGCAAGGTCCTCCTCAAAGTGGGAGACAATATCACGACAGACCATATAATGCCCGCAGGCGCAAAAGTTTTGCCGCTGAGATCGAATATACCGGCCATGTCCGAGTTTGTCTTCACTGCGGTTGACCCGGAATTTACCAAACGCGCAAAAGAATATGGTGGCGGCTTTATCTTAGGTGGAGAAAACTATGGTCAAGGTTCATCGCGCGAGCATGCGGCTTTGGCTCCAATGTATCTAGGTGTAAAGGCTGTGATAGTAAAGTCTTTTGCCCGGATTCACAGACAGAACCTGATCAACTTTGGAATATTGCCTCTCAAACTTGCTGATCCGGCAGACTATGATCTTGTCGAGCAACTCGATGATGTTGAGATTGCAAATATAAACGCTCTCAAAGCCGGAGCCGGTGAACTTGAGCTTGTAGACAAGACAAAGAATACAACCATTAAGCTCACGCACGACCTGTCTGAAAGAGAGATAGACGTGGTAATGGCCGGTGGAAGACTCAATTACATAAAAATGCAGGGGTAG
- a CDS encoding Gfo/Idh/MocA family oxidoreductase, protein MLKVALVGAGNMARVHACAYAQMDEAELVAVCDINPDAASKLAETYNIQAFSDFAEMISKVDVDVVDVCTPTYAHLECIKAAAEAGKNVACEKPLARTVSQAQEAARICEEAGVTLFVAHVLRWFPEYSKLKKLIDDGAIGDVVEIRNVRSGAHPRDPESWYSDYKKSGGVVLDLIIHDFDWLRWCFGKVRRVYARGLVDSKVPLTDYALVTIRFESGVIAHVEGGWARPSGFITSVEAAGTKGLLSYSNSDSAPLVIERKAAEGETMSIAVPESPTLENPYYQELRHFINCLENGEKPDVTPDDGIEAVKIAEAALRSISSGQPVVLA, encoded by the coding sequence ATGTTGAAAGTAGCGCTGGTCGGCGCTGGAAATATGGCCCGCGTGCACGCCTGTGCATATGCTCAAATGGATGAAGCCGAGTTGGTCGCTGTCTGCGATATCAATCCCGATGCAGCGAGTAAGCTTGCCGAGACATATAATATACAGGCTTTCAGTGACTTTGCTGAGATGATATCCAAAGTCGATGTGGATGTGGTGGATGTATGCACACCCACATACGCTCACCTGGAATGCATCAAAGCAGCGGCTGAAGCGGGCAAGAACGTGGCTTGTGAGAAGCCGCTTGCCAGAACGGTGAGTCAGGCGCAGGAGGCCGCCCGCATATGCGAGGAGGCAGGCGTGACGCTCTTCGTGGCGCATGTCCTGCGATGGTTCCCTGAGTATAGCAAACTCAAGAAGCTTATTGACGATGGAGCCATTGGGGATGTGGTCGAGATTCGCAATGTCAGGTCGGGCGCGCATCCGCGTGATCCCGAGAGCTGGTATTCGGACTACAAGAAGAGCGGTGGGGTCGTCCTTGACCTGATCATTCACGATTTTGACTGGCTCAGGTGGTGTTTTGGCAAGGTCCGTCGCGTTTATGCCAGAGGTCTTGTTGATTCAAAGGTTCCGCTGACTGACTATGCGCTCGTTACTATCCGGTTCGAGAGCGGTGTCATAGCCCACGTCGAAGGCGGCTGGGCGCGGCCGAGCGGGTTTATCACATCTGTCGAGGCGGCTGGGACAAAAGGACTGCTCAGCTATTCCAATTCAGACTCAGCGCCTCTCGTCATTGAACGCAAAGCCGCGGAGGGCGAGACCATGAGCATCGCAGTGCCCGAAAGCCCGACTCTTGAGAACCCATATTATCAGGAGCTTCGCCACTTTATCAACTGTCTGGAAAACGGCGAGAAGCCGGATGTCACACCGGACGACGGCATCGAGGCGGTAAAGATTGCTGAAGCGGCCTTGAGATCGATAAGTTCAGGCCAGCCTGTAGTGCTGGCTTAA
- a CDS encoding ribonuclease HI family protein has translation MSKVIIYTDGASKGNPGDAGIGVVISSPDGTVLREIGEYIGQTTNNVAEYQALIRGLREAADIGATQIEISTDSQLMARQLAGAYKVKSPNLQPLYAEAVNLIRHFAGVSISHVVREFNKRADELANLGVKKRTETCKKPTRAKSEPKQRELEL, from the coding sequence ATGAGCAAGGTTATTATATATACTGACGGCGCATCCAAAGGCAACCCCGGTGATGCCGGAATTGGTGTTGTGATATCATCACCCGACGGCACGGTCCTGCGCGAGATCGGCGAATATATAGGCCAAACCACCAACAATGTCGCCGAGTATCAGGCTCTGATACGTGGTCTCAGAGAGGCGGCTGATATAGGCGCAACGCAGATAGAGATCAGCACGGACAGCCAGCTTATGGCGCGGCAGCTCGCAGGCGCCTACAAGGTCAAGTCTCCAAACCTCCAACCTCTTTATGCCGAGGCAGTAAATTTGATCCGACATTTCGCAGGCGTAAGCATCTCTCATGTGGTTAGAGAGTTCAACAAGCGTGCGGACGAACTCGCAAACCTGGGTGTAAAGAAGCGAACTGAGACTTGCAAGAAACCAACCCGCGCCAAATCAGAACCTAAGCAGCGCGAACTGGAATTATAG
- the hslU gene encoding ATP-dependent protease ATPase subunit HslU, producing the protein MKEKTELTPKQIVAELDKYIVGQDNAKKAVAVALRNRFRRRQLGEDLRDEVIPKNILMMGPTGVGKTEIARRLANLAGAPFVKVEATKFTEVGYVGRDVDSMVRDLVQRAVAMVEAEKIEEVRPIAEQRAMEQILDIMEPPARHLGQGVVPKQWFDSLQNAMGHIFPGTGNPPPPMEMPQEQEEEQAPPDEYTRDQMERKERIRERLRAQLMAGELEDREINIEVEDTSMPHFQVFGQQGLEEMGMDMSGMLGNLIPKRRKRKRVTVAEARSILADEEARNMIDQDTITREAVDRAEQEGIIFVDEMDKIAGRESEAGPQVSREGVQRDILPIIEGSTVMTKYGPVSTQHMLFVAAGAFHVSKPSDLIPELQGRLPIRVELDSLTEADFVRILTEPKNALIKQYKALLATEGVEVEFTDEGIQEIAKIAAEVNSSMENIGARRLYTILERLLDDVSFAAPDIDEKNIVVDAPYVREKLQDVVKDEDLSRYIL; encoded by the coding sequence TTGAAAGAGAAAACCGAGCTTACTCCAAAACAGATAGTGGCGGAGTTGGACAAATATATAGTAGGTCAGGACAATGCCAAGAAGGCTGTCGCTGTGGCGCTGCGGAACAGGTTTCGCAGGCGTCAGCTCGGCGAAGACCTGCGCGATGAAGTGATTCCCAAGAATATTCTGATGATGGGACCGACCGGAGTCGGGAAGACTGAAATCGCCCGAAGGCTGGCCAACCTGGCGGGCGCGCCGTTCGTTAAGGTCGAGGCTACCAAGTTTACGGAGGTCGGATATGTCGGCAGAGATGTCGATTCGATGGTCCGTGATCTGGTCCAGCGCGCCGTGGCGATGGTTGAGGCAGAAAAGATAGAAGAAGTGCGCCCGATAGCCGAGCAGAGGGCTATGGAGCAGATACTCGATATTATGGAGCCTCCCGCGCGTCACTTAGGCCAGGGTGTCGTGCCGAAGCAGTGGTTCGATTCGCTTCAGAACGCTATGGGCCATATCTTCCCCGGCACAGGCAACCCACCGCCGCCCATGGAGATGCCCCAGGAGCAGGAAGAGGAACAGGCGCCGCCTGATGAATACACTCGCGACCAGATGGAGCGCAAGGAACGTATACGCGAGCGGCTCCGTGCTCAGCTTATGGCAGGCGAACTAGAAGACCGCGAGATCAATATCGAAGTAGAGGACACATCCATGCCTCATTTCCAGGTCTTCGGGCAGCAGGGTCTCGAAGAGATGGGGATGGACATGTCCGGCATGCTCGGCAACCTGATACCAAAACGGCGCAAGCGCAAGCGAGTAACCGTAGCCGAGGCGCGGAGCATCTTGGCGGACGAAGAGGCTCGCAATATGATCGATCAGGACACGATCACTCGTGAGGCTGTCGACCGGGCGGAGCAAGAAGGAATAATATTCGTCGATGAGATGGACAAGATAGCAGGTCGAGAGAGTGAGGCAGGACCGCAAGTTTCGCGCGAAGGTGTCCAGCGCGATATTCTCCCGATCATAGAAGGCTCGACTGTAATGACGAAATACGGACCTGTATCGACTCAGCATATGCTGTTTGTGGCCGCGGGTGCATTTCACGTATCCAAGCCGTCCGACCTGATCCCTGAGCTTCAGGGACGCCTGCCGATAAGAGTGGAACTTGACAGCCTAACTGAAGCCGACTTCGTACGCATCCTCACCGAACCCAAAAATGCGCTTATAAAACAATACAAGGCGCTGCTGGCTACAGAAGGTGTCGAGGTTGAGTTTACCGATGAGGGCATTCAGGAAATAGCAAAAATCGCAGCCGAAGTAAACTCATCTATGGAAAATATCGGAGCAAGACGCCTCTACACTATATTGGAGCGGCTGCTCGATGACGTGTCATTTGCAGCGCCGGATATCGACGAGAAGAATATTGTCGTGGATGCCCCTTATGTGCGCGAGAAGTTGCAGGACGTGGTTAAAGATGAGGATTTGAGCAGATATATCCTGTAA
- a CDS encoding alpha/beta fold hydrolase — MIEETVTFKTSRGLKLSGALLAPDEKLKDMVVFAHGTGSSKSSPRNRGIAEHLLDAGIGSFLFDFTGHGDSDGIPEQSTQDQQYDDLISALDYLGSQTFVQTRFMGIHGSSTGGTVAIRAAAEDQRIQVMVLRVPRNYDILGFAQMVQSPTLIIQGSADSIVLPEAHEIYDALRCVKELYIIQGAGHLFDEAPRFQRDMEEAACEWFVRWFSEVAKD, encoded by the coding sequence ATGATCGAGGAGACAGTCACATTCAAGACGTCCAGGGGTCTGAAGCTTTCGGGAGCGCTCCTTGCGCCCGATGAGAAGCTGAAGGATATGGTCGTGTTCGCTCATGGCACGGGCAGCAGCAAGTCCAGCCCCAGAAACCGCGGCATCGCCGAGCACCTTCTTGACGCAGGTATAGGCTCATTCCTCTTTGATTTTACCGGCCATGGTGACAGTGATGGCATCCCCGAACAGTCCACACAGGATCAGCAATATGACGATCTGATAAGCGCGCTCGATTACCTGGGGTCACAGACATTCGTTCAAACGCGTTTTATGGGAATACATGGATCAAGTACCGGAGGCACTGTCGCCATACGCGCTGCAGCCGAAGACCAGCGCATACAGGTGATGGTCCTGAGGGTCCCCAGAAACTACGACATTTTGGGTTTTGCGCAGATGGTGCAGTCCCCAACGCTGATTATCCAGGGTAGCGCTGACTCGATAGTCCTGCCCGAGGCACACGAAATATATGACGCGCTGCGATGCGTTAAAGAGCTTTATATAATCCAGGGCGCAGGGCATCTGTTTGACGAAGCGCCGCGATTTCAGAGAGATATGGAAGAGGCTGCGTGCGAGTGGTTTGTAAGGTGGTTTAGCGAAGTAGCCAAGGATTAA
- the hslV gene encoding ATP-dependent protease subunit HslV: MPEMHATTVIAVKKNNNVAIGADGQVTLETTIMKAKAHKIRRLYDDKVLMGFAGSVADAQTLADKFESKLREAHGNLKRAVIEFAKEWRTDRVLRRLEAMMIVANQEYLLVISGNGEVIEPDENVVAIGSGGAYATAAAKALIRNTDMAPIDIVRKSMEIAADICIYTNHEITTDEM; encoded by the coding sequence ATGCCTGAAATGCATGCAACTACGGTTATTGCCGTTAAGAAAAACAACAATGTCGCTATAGGCGCGGATGGCCAGGTAACGTTGGAAACCACGATCATGAAAGCCAAAGCTCACAAAATCCGCAGGCTATATGACGACAAGGTCCTGATGGGTTTTGCGGGGTCAGTTGCGGATGCGCAGACACTTGCCGACAAGTTCGAGTCCAAGCTCCGTGAAGCTCACGGCAACCTCAAGCGCGCGGTAATTGAGTTTGCCAAGGAATGGCGCACCGATAGAGTCTTGCGCAGGCTCGAGGCAATGATGATTGTCGCTAATCAGGAGTATCTGCTGGTCATATCGGGTAATGGCGAGGTGATTGAGCCTGACGAGAATGTCGTGGCTATCGGATCGGGCGGCGCTTATGCCACAGCGGCTGCCAAAGCTCTTATCCGAAATACGGATATGGCACCAATAGATATTGTGCGCAAGTCCATGGAGATTGCGGCTGATATATGTATCTACACCAATCACGAAATAACAACTGATGAGATGTGA
- a CDS encoding dihydrolipoamide acetyltransferase family protein: MATKMVMPLLGQTMEEGTIIKWFKKEGDQIKAGEPLLEVMTDKVNMEVESTEDGVLRKILAQPDDIVPVKETIAIIGSADEPIDDLLAESAPAKEEAVPAPAAPTPVQQAAAQPAPAPAAEGPVFASPSAKRAAKEHGIDIAALAGRGTGPDGRIVEQDVLNFVALAPKATPLAGRMAAEMGVDISSITGTGIRGKVTSEDLKPAPVVVPAAPPLSIGASIPFTGMRKAVAQNVAASAQTAPHVTLVAEVDMTECKRLRGQIIDDIEKNYGVRISFTDIIAKATARAILDKPIVNASLKGDQIIINDRINIGIATAIETGLVVPVVKDAVSKTLPQISKEIKGLVARARSGQAGGDDFRGGTFTITNLGAFGVESFNPIITPGQSAILGVCAIKDKPVVVEGEIKVRSMMNICLSFDHRVMDGAPAAEFLARLKQTLEAPYLMFM; encoded by the coding sequence ATGGCCACGAAAATGGTGATGCCTCTCCTGGGACAGACAATGGAGGAGGGGACGATAATCAAGTGGTTTAAAAAAGAAGGCGATCAGATCAAAGCAGGCGAGCCGCTTCTGGAAGTAATGACCGACAAAGTCAACATGGAAGTGGAGTCGACCGAGGATGGAGTCCTTCGCAAAATCCTTGCTCAGCCGGATGATATAGTCCCTGTCAAAGAGACAATCGCAATCATCGGTTCAGCCGACGAGCCGATAGATGATCTCTTGGCCGAAAGCGCTCCCGCGAAAGAAGAAGCTGTACCGGCTCCGGCCGCTCCGACCCCGGTTCAGCAGGCTGCTGCTCAACCCGCACCTGCTCCCGCAGCCGAAGGTCCTGTATTTGCTTCACCGTCCGCAAAGCGTGCTGCAAAAGAGCATGGGATCGACATAGCTGCACTTGCCGGAAGAGGAACTGGTCCCGACGGCAGGATAGTTGAGCAGGACGTGCTTAACTTTGTCGCATTGGCTCCTAAGGCCACTCCACTGGCGGGCAGAATGGCGGCTGAGATGGGCGTTGACATCAGTTCCATCACGGGCACCGGAATTAGAGGAAAGGTTACCAGCGAGGATCTCAAGCCAGCGCCGGTTGTTGTGCCTGCAGCGCCGCCTCTTTCGATAGGCGCAAGCATTCCGTTTACGGGTATGCGCAAGGCAGTGGCTCAAAATGTAGCGGCGAGTGCTCAGACCGCTCCTCACGTTACTTTAGTGGCTGAAGTAGATATGACCGAGTGCAAACGGCTTCGCGGCCAGATTATCGACGATATTGAAAAGAACTACGGCGTGCGGATCTCGTTTACGGATATAATTGCCAAGGCGACCGCCCGTGCAATTCTCGATAAGCCGATTGTAAACGCATCACTTAAGGGCGATCAGATAATCATCAACGACCGCATCAACATCGGCATTGCAACTGCAATAGAGACCGGTCTTGTTGTTCCGGTCGTCAAAGATGCTGTCAGTAAGACTCTGCCTCAGATTTCAAAAGAGATCAAAGGCCTTGTTGCCCGCGCAAGATCGGGTCAGGCCGGTGGAGACGATTTCAGAGGCGGCACGTTCACTATCACAAATCTCGGCGCATTCGGTGTTGAAAGCTTCAACCCGATCATCACTCCGGGCCAGAGCGCGATTCTGGGTGTGTGCGCAATCAAGGACAAGCCCGTAGTCGTTGAAGGCGAGATCAAGGTCCGATCTATGATGAATATCTGTCTTTCATTCGATCACCGGGTAATGGACGGCGCGCCGGCTGCCGAGTTCCTGGCTCGCCTGAAGCAGACTCTTGAAGCTCCATATCTGATGTTCATGTAA
- a CDS encoding Gfo/Idh/MocA family oxidoreductase, whose translation MSKVKIGIMSFAHMHAYAYAQALAALDIVDFVGIADDEHARAKSAAKQFGVKAFKNYQEMLASDIDAVVVCSENMNHRKHVVLAAQSEKHVLCEKPLAGTLQDAEAIVEVAKRSSIKLMTAFPCRFHPAYTRLKSAVSSGDLGKLLAIKATNQGKCPGGWFTDLALSGGGAVIDHTVHVLDLVRDMTGAEPARVYAEIDNRMLGKDFDDTGVLSIDFTNGMFVTIDASWSRPKSFPTWGNVNMDVTGTGGMASMQMFGQKIDRYSDDAGSHTYEYWGDNIDLAMVESFAKSILENTDVKVTGEDGVKALQVALAAYESAKTGKAVDLLE comes from the coding sequence ATGTCGAAAGTAAAGATCGGAATAATGAGTTTTGCCCACATGCATGCCTACGCCTATGCACAGGCGTTGGCTGCGTTGGATATAGTGGACTTTGTCGGCATTGCCGACGACGAGCACGCGCGAGCAAAATCGGCCGCAAAGCAATTTGGCGTAAAGGCATTTAAGAACTATCAGGAGATGCTCGCTTCGGATATCGATGCTGTTGTTGTCTGCAGCGAAAATATGAACCACCGCAAACATGTTGTCCTGGCCGCGCAGAGCGAAAAACACGTGCTATGCGAAAAGCCGCTCGCAGGCACACTGCAGGACGCCGAAGCGATAGTCGAAGTCGCCAAACGCAGCTCTATCAAGCTGATGACAGCGTTTCCTTGCCGCTTTCACCCGGCGTATACGCGACTAAAGAGCGCTGTAAGCTCAGGTGATCTGGGCAAGCTGCTTGCAATCAAGGCGACCAATCAGGGCAAGTGTCCGGGCGGATGGTTCACTGATTTGGCATTGTCGGGCGGCGGAGCTGTGATCGATCATACCGTGCATGTTCTCGACCTTGTTCGCGATATGACCGGAGCGGAGCCTGCGCGTGTTTATGCCGAGATAGACAATCGCATGCTGGGCAAGGATTTTGATGATACCGGTGTGCTTTCTATCGATTTCACAAACGGCATGTTTGTGACTATAGACGCGAGTTGGTCGCGCCCGAAGAGCTTTCCGACGTGGGGGAATGTCAATATGGACGTCACCGGCACAGGCGGCATGGCATCCATGCAGATGTTCGGTCAGAAGATCGATAGATATTCAGATGACGCAGGCAGCCATACCTATGAATACTGGGGAGATAATATCGACCTGGCAATGGTGGAGTCTTTTGCAAAGAGCATTCTTGAAAATACTGATGTCAAAGTAACCGGCGAAGACGGTGTAAAGGCTCTTCAGGTTGCGCTTGCCGCCTATGAGTCCGCGAAGACCGGTAAAGCTGTAGATTTACTTGAATAG
- a CDS encoding C4-type zinc ribbon domain-containing protein yields the protein MKEQLRALYDLQAIDVKIAHANAQITALTGSKELRAKYSAAKSALDKAEKTLAAYESEVRDCELQLKSIDEKRGSMEKRLYSGSITNPKELSATENEIKTLKAKQGELDVRTLELYDLVEAAKAKVESVREITQTVEAKARKVIKHETNEKARLEAEIVEMTALRESTAVGFTEKPLLSKYESIRKHTGGTGIVKVVEGKCGGCHVAITSFTIGCLIKDNAVETCENCGRILLMDVE from the coding sequence ATGAAAGAACAACTACGCGCGCTCTATGATCTTCAAGCGATAGACGTGAAGATTGCTCACGCGAATGCGCAGATAACCGCACTCACAGGCTCAAAAGAGCTTCGCGCTAAATATTCCGCAGCAAAATCCGCACTTGATAAAGCAGAAAAGACGCTTGCAGCCTATGAGTCCGAAGTCCGCGACTGTGAACTTCAGCTCAAATCCATTGATGAGAAGCGCGGCAGTATGGAAAAACGGTTGTACTCCGGCTCTATAACAAATCCAAAAGAACTATCCGCCACTGAAAACGAGATTAAGACGCTAAAAGCAAAGCAGGGTGAACTGGACGTCCGCACACTTGAGCTATATGATCTGGTGGAAGCAGCGAAGGCGAAGGTCGAGTCTGTGCGCGAGATTACTCAGACTGTCGAGGCCAAGGCGCGTAAGGTAATAAAGCATGAGACCAATGAGAAAGCCCGTCTTGAGGCTGAAATAGTCGAGATGACCGCACTTCGTGAATCCACCGCAGTCGGTTTTACTGAAAAGCCTCTGCTTTCTAAGTATGAGTCGATCAGGAAGCACACCGGCGGTACCGGCATAGTGAAAGTTGTCGAAGGCAAGTGTGGAGGCTGCCATGTAGCCATAACCTCCTTTACCATAGGCTGCCTGATCAAAGACAATGCGGTCGAGACGTGTGAGAACTGCGGGCGAATCCTGCTGATGGATGTAGAATGA
- the xerC gene encoding tyrosine recombinase XerC: MDAFIEHMRLVERASEHTLAAYSSDVLDFLRFYKESEAPIDQLLVRRYLANLQKTGHAKSSVARKLAALRAFFRYLVEHELLENNPTEGVRSPKQSRPLPNVMREEQIEALISAPDLTTPEGLRDKAILETLYSTGMRLSELLSLKIADISDNTGELNVIGKRNKERVVLIGSAAMEALGQYIEYGRPKLAAKSREATDALFLGYRGTKLVASSVRRILTKHVEKVSDSLSVSPHTLRHSFATHMMDHGADLRSVQELLGHENVTTTQIYTHVSRERLKEVYDRAHPRAALGNEHMEK; the protein is encoded by the coding sequence TTGGATGCATTTATTGAACACATGCGCCTTGTCGAGCGGGCAAGTGAGCATACGCTGGCGGCATATTCATCGGATGTGCTGGATTTTTTGCGCTTCTATAAAGAATCCGAAGCCCCGATAGATCAGCTTTTGGTCCGGAGATATCTTGCTAATCTGCAAAAGACTGGACATGCAAAATCCTCTGTCGCGAGGAAACTCGCCGCGCTCAGGGCGTTCTTTAGATACCTTGTCGAGCACGAACTGCTTGAAAACAATCCGACTGAAGGTGTCAGGTCGCCGAAGCAATCGCGTCCGCTGCCAAATGTTATGCGTGAAGAACAGATCGAAGCGCTGATCTCCGCCCCAGACCTCACCACACCTGAGGGACTGAGGGACAAAGCAATCTTGGAAACGCTGTACTCGACCGGCATGCGACTCAGCGAACTGCTCTCTCTGAAAATAGCCGATATTTCTGATAACACGGGCGAACTTAATGTGATCGGCAAGCGTAATAAAGAACGTGTAGTCCTGATCGGGTCGGCTGCGATGGAAGCGCTCGGACAGTATATCGAGTATGGTCGTCCAAAACTTGCCGCAAAGAGCCGGGAGGCAACCGATGCGCTGTTTCTTGGTTATCGTGGAACAAAACTTGTGGCGTCATCGGTCCGAAGGATTCTGACAAAGCACGTCGAAAAAGTAAGCGACTCACTTTCTGTCAGCCCGCATACACTTAGGCACAGCTTCGCGACGCATATGATGGACCATGGGGCCGATCTGCGAAGCGTGCAGGAGCTGTTGGGGCATGAAAATGTGACCACGACTCAGATTTACACACACGTTTCCAGGGAAAGGTTGAAGGAAGTATACGACCGCGCTCACCCGAGAGCCGCACTTGGAAACGAACACATGGAGAAATAA
- a CDS encoding nucleotidyltransferase family protein, producing MTLRETINQKRQDILNTAAMYGAYNVRLFGSAARGEDDASSDIDFLVDIESGRTLLDHAALVVALEDLLGRKVDVATERNLKDRIKPRVIQEAILL from the coding sequence ATGACTCTACGTGAGACAATAAACCAAAAACGCCAGGATATCCTCAACACAGCAGCCATGTATGGCGCGTATAATGTCAGGCTCTTCGGCTCGGCTGCCAGGGGCGAGGATGATGCTTCTAGCGATATCGACTTCCTTGTCGATATCGAGAGCGGGCGCACACTGCTGGATCATGCCGCGCTGGTTGTTGCCCTGGAGGATCTGTTGGGTCGAAAAGTGGACGTTGCTACCGAGAGAAACCTGAAAGACAGGATCAAGCCTCGTGTGATTCAAGAGGCCATACTACTTTGA
- a CDS encoding DUF86 domain-containing protein has protein sequence MRDDSERLHDMLDAIEQIEKYAVKGREAFERDELIQSWIVRHIQIIGEAAAGVVEHTQQMHPEIPWRQIVAMRNILVHAYFRIDIDEVWGVVERDIPTLKKLIKAALAAM, from the coding sequence TTGAGAGACGACAGCGAAAGACTACACGATATGCTCGACGCAATCGAGCAGATAGAAAAGTATGCCGTGAAAGGGCGCGAGGCGTTTGAGCGCGACGAGCTTATTCAGTCTTGGATTGTGCGTCATATTCAGATTATTGGTGAAGCTGCTGCAGGGGTCGTTGAACATACACAGCAGATGCATCCCGAAATTCCCTGGCGGCAGATCGTAGCAATGCGCAATATTCTGGTGCATGCATACTTCCGTATAGATATTGATGAAGTATGGGGCGTAGTCGAGCGCGATATTCCCACGCTGAAGAAGCTTATCAAAGCCGCTCTTGCTGCCATGTGA